The Engystomops pustulosus chromosome 3, aEngPut4.maternal, whole genome shotgun sequence region CAGATGAAGGACACAGTCCTATCATAGCACAACTCAGGAAAAGTTCAGGAAAGTTTGACTTTTGAATAAATAAGGGTTAAGTCCCAGAAAAGTTTCTGGCTCTTAGGCAAGGGTAGGTGGGCGCAGCCTAACTTGgagtaaaaaaactaaatatataaacAAGGCAGCAAAGTACTTGATTGTGggcttcagcccatcaggggattACTCACAGTCGGAGTCCGCGACAGGGGTGAGGACCTCAGGGTCTGAGTAGCGTACCCGTTTGGGGTTACGACCCTTGTGCTGggacagctggtactcctgcaggtatgcAGGAGTCTTCCCTCTTGTCTCCTGTTGAGACCTCCAGAGTACCTGTTGGGAAAAGATCACAGTCTCGTCTTTGTCATCTTTTGAATCAGGCACTGGAGCTGGAGTCGAAGGTCCCTGAGATGCGATGAGGGCAACAGGCTCCTCTACGGGCAGCAGTATCGGGGACTGCTGCAGGGATGGTGGCCTCTCTGGAGTAGCTCTCATCAGGATCAGTTGcgatgacaggacagctccggtgcatgatgATCTTTTTTCCCAATGCTCTCTTCCGGTGGCAGGACACGTGCCTCGGCACTCTGGCTTGTGCGCACACAGTCGGTCACCCCTGGTCAGGTGTAAGCACCTTTCCAATCACACTACAGTTTACaacacagccacataattggataacatcttacatctTGCCCGCTACAAGGACAGACTGGTGGGAGAAtacttttaacctctcttctgCTTCCTGTGTCTACAGAGGTTGAAGGGCACCCTCCCGTTGGCTGTCAAGGGGGTGCTTTGGAAATCAATAGTAGTAGTAAAGGATGACAGATTCATTGTCCCCTGACCAAGATCACATTGCTATGTTGTTCTGTTTTCAATAATTTGTCCAATGAACTACATCATTACTGTGAATGGCAAGATTGACACAAGGAAAGACaccaaaataaaattatatactttTATTGTACATTGTTAAAAACACAACacagaaaatagtaaaaattaggcAGTACAGAATACCACAACTAGAGGACTGCAAGGCAGGAAAGCAATGGATATCAGATTAATATCAATCAACTGTGAAGCATCACTCCATAAGATGAAAAAGTCAAgtttttttattccaccatagtgaTTGCGACATTTCGCCTGTTCAATCAAGGCATTCTCAAGCAGAGCGAATAGGAAGTCGACAGACCTAGCGTCCTCTCATAACTCCATGTGCTGTCTTGACTGTTTCATCTTATGGGGTGCTGCTTCACAGTTGATTGATATTGATGTTTGGGACCCTCGTCAGAAGACTTGCAcccattgttgttgttttttttttttttttttacacggtaCCGCCCAACTGCATCTTTTTTAGATATCAGATTAAAGTGCTTATGGCAAATATGCACCGTTGCTGAAGTAGTTGCATAGTTAGAATACTATGTCAGAATACCCATTAACATAGCATTATGATAGCATTATGACAAATGTGCAAACAATtgtgtataaaaatatacatCAGGTAATGTTGATAATTATTCAAATGCGGCATGGAGCAAGTGCAATACAAGCTAATCCTAATGTGCCAAATGTAATTCACAAGAATCATCGTAAGCAAAGTAATGACCAAGTTAATAATATGCACAGAGAAAAGCCAAGCTGCCCAGCGTCCGTCCCAACACGTGTTTTGGTAGCAAACATTTTTCATAGAATTACTTTGTCCAATGTGTATAAAAATGTGTTCTATTCAGATGTCTTACAGCATGTTTGATGAAGAGACCTGGGTAGTTTGTCTCGAAAGCTTTCAACTGCAATCACATTTTTAGTAAATAGCCGTAAAAGGTAACAACTGGGGGTGCAATacagtcacacacacaatatatacacatagaatatacacagatacagcaccgTATTGGCTGTGTTCTGTccagacatgcagcatatatacatcacatcgacgcacacatacagacatatatacaatacaagatacagaaaatagaaaagaaaaacctGCAGCACAgcaggtgatggtctgggtgctatcctaagggtgatgccacacgtttcCATTTTGATTCTGTTTTGTAACAGAATCAAAACACCCTGGGGCGGTGTGCAGACGAGCACATATAACTTTCCATGCAAATGGACGCAATCTGGAATTGGGGCCAAGTGTCTTATATTgagtaaatgcaagacaccgggttctgatcgctgatcgcatgcatttgcatacaaacgcatatgcaatcgtcCATGGGCCATCccagtgcgctttgattccattaCAAAATGGAATCAAGTTGCTAACGTGCGACACCACCCTTAGGAGtaatccagaaatcctctgtagtATAGTAGAAAGCAGGGGCAGCACTCCAATAGCAGCAAGAAGCAACAGAAGCAACAAGTGTTACTAACAAAGCCACCATGCAGCTCTAACCCATGATTGTACAGCTCTGAACATCTTTATACATGTGTTCTTATTGAAGGAACAGAATTGATAGAGCTCTTTAGTTGTTTTAAGAAATATTTATTACAATCTATACAATTCTGACAATTTCTTATATTTCATTATTTTCTTGCTGCTTCAACAACTGATTTATTTACAAGTGGTACAAAACATTTATAATAATTTCACTAGAAGTCTATACATCTCCCTTTCCTCTCCCAATCTCCATATCGAGTAGGTTCTGGTCCCCTAGGGCCACCTTTCTCTTTTGTGATGGGGTTAATATCGTCAGGGAATCCTAGAAAAGAATGTAAATTAATCAGATTGTATAATAttggttttattgataatcagaAGCACAATTAAGTGGTTTTAATAAAACTAACATTAAAGCACAGTATTCCATAGTTTAAATTatatcaaccaccaggatgaaggactgcaaTCAAGTACATGCtgatgtgttccccctctggcaggatctgcttttcttttagctacttatgccCTTTTCTTCACAAAATAGCattagaaaatatgcaaatgagtctgagagactattttttttttttcagacaaccATGTAGTGTTGCACAATGCTTCGGAATCTCGGTACTTATACAATAATTTCAAAGCCAGAAGGTTCAATACCAGGTTTCAGTTACTTGCAGTACTGAATGACTTCCACAGACTCCTTGCATCTATCTGcagagcagacattgggcagggaatccttttgagagatgtgtcaggTTAGTGCAGAGCAGGaaccacgtcatcagggagacATCACTATCTGTCCACATATGgcgtctacatctcccagggcttccccagacacaatgtctctatttaaaggacacctgtcatcaggtctgtgtcactagtcctgtcaccactacttgttggagcaactcacaaggatccatcccagcctttatctagtcaattcatacattaatcattgtaaaatcatcttttctttattatgtaaatgaggctggtcacatggtcagaggcagtgatgtcacccctgttccccctctcctccccctgctcacttctgtgtgtaatgtatagtaaagcattgctagtgtgtgtgctgcatctgctgacatgctgcatcctcctaatacatatgtgacatccgacatcagctacacaagtacctgacatgctctgctataacatggctgcctggagctgttgtatctctcctatacacacacacaggctgcagaggggcgtggccaccagctgatgtctgtgtctctgtgtattaggatgatgcagcatgtcagcagatgcagcacacacaccagcaatgcagtactatacattacacacagacatgagcagggggaggagagaggaggggtaacaggagtgacatcactgcctctgaccatgtgaccggcctcatttacataataaagaaaatatgattttataatgattaatgtatgaattgactagattaaggctgggatgggatccttgtgagctgctccaacagttagtattgacagaaatagtgacagatcTGATAACAGGAGTCCTTTAATTttcctgatgggttctctttaattcaattaaataatattttgtccagcttgggatttgaacctacaacctccacactctacCTGCCATAgaggatgatttttattattaaggAGATTATTATGAAGataatgatgattattattacagtatatacttgtgtataagccaagtttttcagcgcaaaaaaatttgctgaaaaacctcacctcagcttatacacgagtcaataaaaataataaacttatatactcaccctcaatGCACCCCCTTCTGgcttccccgtggctcctcttctgtcttctgtaacaaCCTGCAGGGTGCGGGAAATTATCtcccggccggcgcatactatgacgtcagcagcggccgtgccatagtatgcgcctgctggcaGATAACATGGGCGCGCCCtgcaggctgttacagaagacagaagaggagccacgccgacatcagggagcagcgctgcgcatcggggccaccggagggtgagtatataagtttattattttttaagtgctgggctggctgtatactacggggggcaggctggctgtatactacggggggcaggctggctgtaaactacggggggcaggctggctgtaaactacggggggcaggctggctgtaaactacggggggcaggctggctgtaaactacggggggcaggctggctgtatactacggggggcaggctggctgtatactacggggggcaggctggctgtatactacggggggcaggctggctgtatactacggggggcaggctggctgtatactacggggggcaggctggctgtatactacggggggcaggctggctgtatactacggggggcaggctggctgtatactacggggggcaggctggctgtatactacggggggcaggctggctgtatactacggggggcaggctggctgtatactacggggggcaggctggctgtatactacggggggcaggctggctgtatactacggggggcaggctggctgtatactacggggggcaggctggctgtatactacggggggcaggctggctgtatactacggggggcaggctggctgtaaactggggggggcggaggggggtgtctgggaccaatgcatttcccacccttggcatttactcaagtcaataggttttcccagtttttggtggtataattaggggtctcggcttatactcgagtatatacaatactaagaagattattattattatttttatggagattataatattttaagcatagaatacagttaaattaaatgcataaacgTGTGAAAGACAAAAAATAAGAGCTCATTCAGACGGGCGTGTCTGCtgctcatctgcaaaaaatgcgGAAGTGATGTAcaccatctgttttttttttttacatatgcaaaagaaaaaaaaaaactgatgggtttctaatctacttcttgcccAGTTGGTTGCATCACAACATTTGAGAAGCAAACACTCTGCATATGGATGTCATGCATGTGCCGTCTCCTATGGATGTACGTGATCCACATGCGAGAGAAAATAAGCCCATCCGtgaaaaaatggacatgtgaacagacccataggaaacagtgggtccGTTTGCCATCCACAAAAAAAGGATAGCACATGGACATCAAAACACCTGTCtacatgagccctaaattatactatttagtatactattttatattaacaccaggacaacctttacaatacGTACATATAATACACTGTCATAAAACATTAAATGTGCATGTGTTTCATGGAAATGCAAATGTGATTAGGCTGAGACCTGCCCCAGACGTTTGTATTGTATTTCTAAATGCAATTtaaacgccccatgtgaccgcaccctaaacattcagataaacctttttcattttttgaaagTATCAGTATcgcaatacttttctgggtatcgtatcgaactcaaaattctggtatcggtgcaaccctacAACCATGCAGAGTCCTGTTTTTCAGATGGACTCCATACATtatagttatatatgatgcaaggagtcccttattCCCTGTGGAACTGTGCAACATACATGATGACGAAAGCGTGAAAGAAGGCACTCCTTGTCCCAATTATTACTGTGATGCATAGATTCCTCTCCTTTGCATGGTTAACTGAAAATGCCCTAATATTTATCAAGCCTTAACTACATCAAGAGCTAAAATCTTGCTGCCTAAATGTTATAGGATGCTTTTCAAAATCAGTGGATCCCATCTATGACATGAACACCGCATAGAAACAGAATGAAAACTTAGAATGTAGCCTCAGCATTAAACTGACCATTATTCTCCTTCTTCTAAGTCAGGTGAGTAAATAAATGGCTCTGTGGTGTGACATTATACAAGTCATGTATTCTGCCAAGAAGCTGCTGAAGGATGTTCTCTCCTTGAAGTGGATGCTGAATAATTGAAATAGGTTGAGCTGATGAAACTACAGCTCTGTTCCTCTCTAAGACATAGATCAAGAAGCTGCCATGCGCCATGTGGATGTCAGGCCTGTTTAGCCACATATCTCATTCCTGGGTGACTTGGAATAGAACATACAGACATATGGTCATACATGTTAAGGAGTGTACAATCAGGAAGAAAACAAATCATGTTTTCTCTCAAAGGACAATTATACACGTGATCTACGTGACACATGGATCATATATGCCAATGAGTGCCAAGACCGTTCCACCCAATGCGCTCTAGACGATCTCCATAATATATAGCAAGAAAACGTCTATAAAACTAACAAGTTATCCTGAATACCTCATGTGAATGGATTGCTTGACCAGCGCTTCATTCCCTTTTTTTTCTGGATGCCATTTTTACGAGACTTTCAGAAATGAATGTAGCACTACATGTGCACTACCAATTAACTGACATGGGGCACACTAGGGTAAGATCAGTTGTGACCAGACAGTTATCTGCCATCCAGTAGAAAGGGGAAAAagttactaccgtatatactcgagtataagccgatgtacctaactggaaaaacatattgactcaagtataagccgagggcgggAAATGCATTTGTTGCAGCATCCAgccagtatacagcgagccccctgtcctccactaTATAGCCCCTGCCCACTGTGTATAGCCATTCATCCCctgcccactgtatatagccattcagccctcAGAAAAGCGAgtaaagtgtttattttttttattgactcgagtataagcacattttttgtgccggAAAACCCAGCTTTTACTCAAATTTATATGGTAGTAAATGCACACTTTGTGTTGTCGCTCCTGTGTGAGATCACGTGATTGGGTCGCCATGACTACCACACTCACACTGGATCATGTGACTCCCAAGCTGATCGCAACATTGTATCCGGTTGTCCGATTGgaacacacgccccccccccaaggcGTGGTTCACACTTTACTCATGTCCTGCTTTCACTATAAATTGTTTGATGTCACTGTGTCAGATTGTCCATGATTAAGGGCACAACTGgcgcctgaaacgcgttggatattACACAATGTTTGTCCATTAACTATTTTTACATGAATCTAATAAAGAAAGAAACTTTTATCTGAAAACAACGTCTGATTCTGGTGGATGGCAGCCGGATTAACACGATTGCTACCAACAGAAACACATTAAAGCCCCCACTTGAGGAAACGCAGCACATAACAGCATAAAGGTACTGCCTGCAGTAGTCTGCACTGTTTGGTGACCATTGATGCACTCACTTTCTAGTGGTTCTTTCTCCTTTGAAGCCGCTTCAGTTTCATCAAAACGTCCTTGAGGGGTCTTTGGTTTTTTCAGAGGAAGTTTGGTAGAGCTATTACTTTGAGTGGGactattgctacctgctcttacCCAGTCCAATCCTCCAGCATATGCTACAATACGAACAGAAAAAGTTATCGTACATTTCCTTTTATATGTAACTTGTTAACTAAAAGAACATAAgtaatcaggtctctgtaactaattctgtcaccaattcctgttagagcagctcataatcaacttttctttattatgtaaatgagtatgggcacatggagagagaaagtgatgtcacccttgttacccctcccctctccgccccctgctcatgtctgtgtgtaatgtatagtaaagcattgctggtgtctgtgctttatctgctgacatgctctctcctcccatacacatgtgtgagacacagacatcagccagACAAGTACATGTCATGCTGTGTTTTCCTATACATCCTGGAGCAGTTGAATACACAAACAGGAtgaagggggcgccagcaccaagaaacacatagaggagccagtaccaggagtatcacatcattatacaggctatcattcatgtgtataggagtatctcatacacacacaggctgcggggtgtggccaccagcaccaggaagcacaaagTGTCAGCTAACACccggagtgtcacatcattatacaggctgtcagtcatgtgtataggactaccttattttaatacaaaaaatggacctattgtcacggcagggagttTATTGCTCAAGAGAACACAAAGCTGCCACTGGCAGAAAAAgattacccatatccggacagaaaTGTATATAATAACACGTCATAAGACAtcacttttatttttcacaaaactAAAAAAATGTGTAGTAGCATTGCTACAAAGTGCTCTATGGGAAATATGCTAAAAGCACAGTAGGGGTACTCAGTGAGTCAAAGATTAATAATATTTTTCTGACAGTGGCAGCTTTGTGTTCTCTAGGACTAccttatacacacaggctgcagggagccgccagcactaggaagcacatggaggagccattaccccattatacaggctgtcagtcatgagtttaggagtatcttatacacacaggctgcaggggtgtggccaccagaaccaggaagcacaaagAGGCAGCTAACACCAGGAGtgtgacatcattatacaggctgtcagtgatgtgtacaggagtatctcatacacacacagactgcaaggggtcccagcaccaggagtgtcacatcattatacaagctgtcagtcatgtgtataggagtatctcatacacacagactgcagggggtgccagcaccaggaagcacagaggaggcagcactaggagtgtcacatcatttgcAGTTACTAAACagcgcatgcattaacattgcattaacaaatgtaaacagtaatgcaaTTAGGCAGTTCATCTCAGCTGCGTTTCAAAACGCGATGAAAATGCAATGTGTAAACACGCTCTAAAGGGTGCTATccctgcagggggcagaatggcAGGTAGTGTGGGGAGGAGTATAACTGCTCATCAGTACGGAGCTCTGGGCCGGTGTGCGCTGTGCTCGACTGCCTCTGTACGGGTCACACTATGCTACACGCAGCGCCCTCCTCCAGGCCCGGGTAACTCACTGGGGTGAGGGCGCAGCAAGAGCCGGGCCGCTCCGCTCCATCTGCTCAGCATGGCCGTCATACTGCTCCGGGTACTCCACAGGACCTTCTGTAAGGTTAAGTATctgtcatgtgatcagtcacgtgGTGGGAGGAGTCAGAGTCTCCGCCGCGGTCATGAGAGTTCTATGTATTCTTAATATGAGACGGCGCCCCCTGGTGGAGATGTCATAGAAGCACAGCTGTCTGTACAGTGACAGTCACTCTGTCTCACCCTGTTTTCTGCGAGGGCATCAGGTTGTGGGCGAGACGCTGCAGAGAGAGCTGGCATCCTACTGGGAGGAGCTTCATTATTAATAACCTCAGCGCTGCAGAATGTTCTCTAATTGTGTTACTGAACTACTATTCCCTATGTCCAGGGCGGCTGTCACCACAACAGCAGTGGCTGTCATGTCTGCCCATAAGATCCCCAACATTGTGTAATCTAGGAAAGGGAAATAGCAGAACAAGGAGAAGGGCGCCCCCTAGTGTGCAAGAGGAAATGTATAGGACCTCGGGGTGAAAGTGCTCACCTTGTTCTACAGCAGGCACACAACACTCTAGCAAATTCTGTACATGTTCCAAATGCTTGCAATAGTGCCATGTGCAGACAGACCTGACAAAGAAAAACAAACCAATTCTATTGGGTTTATAAATATTATTGATATCTTTAATTGATTCAATAAAAGAAGTTGGCATCTAGTAAACTATTATCCATTGAAGCCATCTCTGATGCGTCAACGCCCTTTTCTGTAAAAAGAACCCGCCAAGGACAGAGGGACACatagcccatagcaaccaattacagcaaAGCTTTCATTTTAATGTaaactgtgctgtgattggttgttaacaTCAtagacaaagggggggggggtgcatgaaGTGGAGCTTGATGAACTCTCATCAACCTGCCGCAGCAGTGTACAAGGACGGAGCACATGAATAAGAACACTGCTGCAGTTATGATGGTCATAAATGGTACAATATGTATAAGTTCGAAACCTGCTCCATCTTGTGGCACTTGATCAAAACAAGTTCAAGAATGTAGCTCTTCACAGAAAGGGCTAATGAAATGAAACACCTGTTCTTAGGATAAGTGACCAGTGCCAACACCTGGCACCACTGCCAATCCATTGACCACAGCAGTGATCCAGGGAAATCCCTAAGATGTCTGGAATTATCCTATGGTACATAGAGAAGTAGATGTtgtgtaataaaatataccatatatactcgagtataagccgacccgagtataagccgagacccctaattttaccacaaaaaactgggaaaacctattgactcgagtataagccgagtgtgggaaatgcattggtcacagacccagccaagtatatagccagccagccccctataatatacagcttgcccccagtagtatacagcctgacccagcctgcccccagtactatacagcctgccccagtagtaaacagcctgcccccagtagtatacagccaccccagcctgcccccagttgtatacagccaccccagcctgcccccagaagggaagccagaagaggagccgcgatgacatcaggggagcagcgctgcgcatcggggccaccggagggtgagtaaatagttgggttttttttagtattgactcgtgtataagccgaggggacgtttttcagcacattttttgtgctgaaaaactcagcttatacacgagtatataaggtacgtTCATTATAATTGTGTGTTGGATATTGTTCTtgagctgtggtggtgatgactTACAGGAGGGTGTTTCTGCTGCATTCTCAACACCTCCTGTACATATTTAGTATGATCATAATCTTATAGTGCTCATAAACATTCAATGGAGTCGGTTGGACATTCTATAGAATAGACCTATACCTGCCGCCTATTGGTTCCTCACTCTCTTCAGATTTTGGGGTACAACACCCAGCATGTTGGATTTCAGCATAGGTTATACTCTGTTCCCACTGACTATTCTCTTCTTCCCCACCGAAAGAAGAGAAATGTATGTGAGGAAGTTAGAAGGCATCTGCATCTTTAAGACCCAGACACTACTAACCATGTGAGTGCGACATCGCCAGGACCCTTTTCCTGGGGCACATCTCACTGGACGGTGTGAAGAATCGCATCGCAGACGCTTGGCATAAACAACACAAACCCTGCTCGGCTGAGCAATAACTAATATGGGTACCTGGTTCCCAGGCTGTGCTCTTGGCCAGCAGGATATTAAGGCACTTAGTTACCTTTTCTGTATTAATACAGTCCGGCATTCAGCACCCCAGGAGGTTCCTCACCTACAGATTCTGTCATGAAGAGTGGTCCTAACTAgtcgcaacacccctgccaacgtaaaGGCAAGGGGATAGTTGCATATGggaccctctacctgtcaggatctgaaacacccctgccaatacataggtaAGCTGGtaattgcgaatagcgccctctccagctTAGGAGCTGTCGGGGGAGTCATGAACTCTttagtaagtttctagcactgggTCAGTGTGTAATAGCAACTGTAGAACAGGCAACAGTTAAATGGATGTAAGGTGTTATCcgattatgtggctgtattgtaaagtgtgattggagaggtgttaccacctgaccagggggagtataaaacccctgggcaggaaggagcacatggtctttgaGCACATGCTTTTTACCAGAAGGTCCAGTCCAGACTACAGGAGTCTGAGAGTGTGcagagagacagtgttcagtacaccttcagtactgataCAGAACCTAATCCCagggtcaggagactctaatccagagctgctgcttccacagtttggacacagctccatccaaatTCTACCAGCCTACATCCACTTCCAGTCTGGTGCATTATTCCTGAGgatcctctccatgaccactccagtaccagatctgctgttgaccgtttaggcccattgcctgctactGGTTGCTCAATAAAGAACCATGGGttcatttgcacaatgttgcctctgtctgatccctagatacagctgtctaccaccacaggctccccatccattacccagggaacTATATTACATTCAGGGGTTGcgccagggagaaccagtacatcagcctctccctccatatttcttgcacacaccacctgctggagacctgccaggctgtaggacatccctctggtccccataccaagcaccgtgacatcagcgcgcctAGGCCGCAACAgctagccactccggtattctgggccccggctgcctccaggccccaagaaaaggctaggccccggtgggggatgttgcagatccatctggtgagcctgcgcaactcaacCAAGGGATATTGCAGGGAGAACTCtagtaatctgcagctgtagcctatgcctggaaaggcaatagttaaatgggtgtaagatgttatccaattatgtggctatattgtaaactggagtgtgattggagatgtGCTACCACCTGATtaggggggagtataaaaccccggtgcagtgggagcacatggtattTGAGCACCtggacagagtgaagagagagacagtgttcagtacacctgtagtgctgtcacagaaaccaatcccaggaactgagtcaggagactctaacccagagctgcagcttccacagtctggacacagctccatctcaattatcccagcctgcatctactaccaggctggtgctttatttctgag contains the following coding sequences:
- the SDHAF4 gene encoding succinate dehydrogenase assembly factor 4, mitochondrial; the protein is MTAMLSRWSGAARLLLRPHPTYAGGLDWVRAGSNSPTQSNSSTKLPLKKPKTPQGRFDETEAASKEKEPLERFPDDINPITKEKGGPRGPEPTRYGDWERKGRCIDF